A window of the Candidatus Nitrosotalea okcheonensis genome harbors these coding sequences:
- a CDS encoding MarR family winged helix-turn-helix transcriptional regulator — MIRYDFENSMGFVVNATAKAFQRSFDLELRKNAGVSLSQWRVVGALVMQPGLTQKEIADKVGIEGATLVPIIDKMEKEGLLKRKPDSDDRRVNRIYLTQKADSLWETMTECALRIRKSSSKNISENDIQITLETLRKISKNLMAFSDLDKTILSVKKINRTI; from the coding sequence ATGATTAGATATGATTTTGAAAACAGCATGGGCTTTGTTGTAAACGCTACTGCAAAGGCATTTCAGAGATCCTTTGATCTTGAGCTTCGAAAAAATGCTGGCGTCTCGCTTAGTCAATGGCGCGTCGTTGGAGCACTTGTAATGCAACCAGGTCTTACGCAAAAGGAGATTGCTGACAAGGTGGGAATTGAGGGGGCTACACTTGTTCCAATAATTGACAAGATGGAAAAAGAGGGTTTGCTAAAAAGAAAGCCAGACTCTGATGACAGGAGGGTGAACCGGATTTATCTCACGCAAAAAGCAGACTCGCTGTGGGAAACAATGACGGAATGTGCACTTAGGATACGCAAGTCTTCTTCAAAAAATATTTCTGAAAATGACATCCAGATAACTCTTGAAACGCTTCGCAAGATATCGAAAAACTTGATGGCCTTCTCTGATCTTGACAAGACAATACTATCTGTAAAAAAAATAAACAGGACGATCTAG
- the dps gene encoding DNA protection during starvation protein, with amino-acid sequence MVKEPNVVGVKVLEQNGVNVKELITALVYNASVEFTAYYYFTNLRAHCVGMEGEALKGIIEDARLEDLSHFESCLSRIYELGGKLPLDAQDFIKMSGCEFLQLPTNPIDTKSILEKCLKAEQGAIVNWNKVCMMTHGKDPATYDVAKDILREEIEHEAWFLELLYSRPSGHMRRKFPGERPHTHKHSRALG; translated from the coding sequence ATGGTTAAAGAGCCAAACGTAGTAGGAGTAAAAGTCCTAGAACAAAATGGTGTTAACGTAAAGGAGCTCATCACGGCTCTAGTTTACAATGCATCAGTAGAGTTTACGGCATACTATTACTTCACAAATCTAAGAGCCCACTGTGTAGGAATGGAGGGCGAGGCACTCAAGGGAATAATTGAGGATGCAAGATTAGAAGACCTCAGCCATTTTGAGTCTTGTTTGTCTAGAATCTATGAGCTTGGCGGAAAACTTCCACTAGATGCACAAGATTTCATCAAGATGTCAGGCTGCGAATTTTTGCAGCTTCCAACAAATCCAATAGACACCAAGTCAATCTTGGAAAAATGTCTCAAGGCAGAACAAGGTGCAATTGTCAACTGGAACAAGGTATGCATGATGACACATGGAAAGGATCCTGCCACTTATGATGTTGCAAAAGACATCCTCAGAGAAGAGATAGAGCACGAGGCTTGGTTTTTGGAGTTGCTTTATTCAAGACCATCAGGTCATATGAGAAGAAAGTTTCCAGGAGAGAGACCTCACACACATAAACATTCAAGAGCTTTGGGCTAA
- a CDS encoding AAA family ATPase, protein MLVIICGLPGVGKTTLAKSLAPLIDGIVLSSDKIRKELFPSPTYSQSEQKTVFDTMLIAAKNLSDAGTNCILDATFNKEQSRTEVKNRLGLADNQFHVIECSCREDIIMSRLESRKNDYSDATVQVYQKMKSIREPVKAEHITLDTVLSPEENARKAIEYISKRSLQYQSG, encoded by the coding sequence TTGCTAGTCATAATCTGCGGCCTGCCGGGAGTTGGAAAAACTACACTTGCAAAAAGTCTTGCGCCGCTCATTGATGGTATAGTCTTGTCTTCAGACAAGATTAGAAAGGAATTATTTCCCAGTCCTACATATTCCCAATCAGAGCAAAAGACAGTTTTTGACACCATGCTTATTGCAGCAAAAAACCTCAGCGATGCAGGAACAAACTGCATACTTGATGCCACGTTTAACAAAGAGCAGTCAAGAACAGAAGTAAAAAATAGGCTCGGACTGGCAGATAACCAATTCCATGTAATAGAATGCTCTTGCCGGGAAGACATCATCATGTCAAGGTTAGAGTCACGTAAAAACGATTATTCTGATGCAACCGTCCAAGTATATCAAAAAATGAAAAGTATTCGCGAGCCAGTCAAGGCAGAGCACATTACTTTGGATACAGTACTTTCTCCAGAGGAGAATGCCAGAAAGGCAATAGAATACATTTCAAAAAGATCGTTACAATACCAATCAGGGTAA
- a CDS encoding response regulator translates to MEHDRRLKTVLVIDDNVEVLSLFVELLELKNFQVVGTGRNGKDAVTQYEKLRPDITFLDVVMPNTDGIYALDLIREINPNAIVVMITTDLSQDTAKRLEDLRATAVVYKPFDINDLVKVVDEIESNTKSGKIKFFN, encoded by the coding sequence GTGGAACATGATAGACGATTGAAGACTGTGCTGGTAATAGACGATAATGTTGAGGTTCTATCTCTTTTTGTAGAACTCTTGGAGTTGAAAAATTTTCAAGTTGTTGGCACTGGACGCAATGGTAAAGATGCTGTTACACAATACGAGAAACTAAGGCCGGATATCACATTTCTTGATGTAGTCATGCCAAATACTGATGGGATCTACGCGCTGGATCTTATTCGAGAAATAAATCCTAATGCTATTGTAGTAATGATTACAACAGATCTCTCCCAGGATACTGCCAAGCGACTGGAAGATCTCAGGGCTACTGCTGTAGTCTACAAGCCGTTTGATATCAATGACTTGGTAAAAGTTGTAGATGAAATTGAATCTAATACAAAATCTGGAAAAATCAAATTTTTCAACTAA
- a CDS encoding UbiA prenyltransferase family protein, producing the protein MALAQQDRPSDLGIKILTQWNILCSVIKSRTIVYGFALAAVGTFFIASGMKTPDFFVLIKLTASVYFLALATYLYNDLTDYDVDQVNDRDTPSSQRKNYLQILYHTIGFFVVSILLAFSINVQTGIGALVFLGLAVAYSHPKVHLKNMFIIKTVVTALGGFIASMMGALAVHNVSYLAITSSAIVFLIYFINGPLNDIRDLEGDRKGGRRTIPIVIGVRKSFAIIIGSISSIATMIVASYCFLGMNVAGVGLGLTVCGYLVLKIMNLSKTPDDKKKMNKTRTTVRNSIFTIQVSIFVGLALNQFLIQ; encoded by the coding sequence ATGGCCCTGGCACAGCAAGATCGTCCATCTGATTTGGGTATCAAAATACTTACACAGTGGAATATTCTCTGCTCTGTAATAAAATCAAGGACTATAGTCTATGGTTTTGCTCTGGCTGCTGTAGGTACGTTTTTTATTGCATCTGGCATGAAAACTCCAGATTTTTTTGTACTGATCAAACTCACCGCATCGGTATATTTTCTTGCCCTTGCCACATATCTCTACAATGATCTTACTGATTATGATGTTGATCAAGTAAATGATCGAGATACGCCGAGTTCGCAAAGAAAAAACTATCTACAAATATTATATCATACAATTGGTTTCTTTGTAGTTTCTATCTTATTGGCATTTTCAATTAATGTGCAGACTGGAATTGGCGCACTTGTTTTCTTGGGATTAGCTGTTGCCTATTCTCATCCTAAAGTGCATCTGAAAAACATGTTTATAATAAAAACAGTTGTGACTGCTCTAGGTGGATTCATCGCATCTATGATGGGCGCTCTGGCAGTACATAATGTATCATACTTGGCTATTACATCTTCTGCCATAGTATTTTTGATTTATTTTATTAATGGGCCTCTGAATGACATACGTGATTTAGAGGGTGATAGAAAGGGAGGTAGGCGAACCATACCGATTGTTATTGGGGTGAGGAAAAGTTTTGCGATAATTATTGGTTCTATATCTTCAATTGCTACTATGATTGTGGCAAGTTATTGTTTTCTTGGCATGAATGTAGCAGGAGTGGGGTTGGGCTTAACTGTGTGCGGTTATCTTGTCTTGAAAATTATGAACTTGTCAAAAACTCCTGATGATAAGAAGAAAATGAATAAAACACGAACCACTGTTAGAAATAGTATATTTACTATTCAGGTCTCTATATTTGTAGGTCTTGCATTGAATCAGTTCTTGATTCAGTAA
- a CDS encoding alpha/beta hydrolase has translation MALLETSKGKINVIKYPSKTPSDKTVLCIHGFCCDARIFDYLGNVLANDGFDIYSIDLPGHGKSYGEKGDLDFDDCLESIHDVIAKLKGTSKLFILAHSMGCTYALWYAHIFKKSIDGLILFAPYVRIPGMKKRSEIEPSNIRFLYFLLRKMVTPKTRLLATKELPNFLKVGGPEIEQMLHDKSLNFQYTYRYIVNVLALRNTDISALSDVEVPMFILHGKNDRNVFSEVGVQFCNLAKSVDKKINVLDCDHWFNHCIFYSQDTNRYSEESRIQITNLVKDWISSH, from the coding sequence ATGGCATTACTGGAAACAAGTAAAGGAAAAATTAACGTAATAAAATATCCTTCCAAGACACCCTCTGATAAAACAGTGTTATGTATACATGGGTTTTGCTGTGATGCAAGAATATTTGATTATCTTGGAAATGTCCTTGCAAATGATGGATTTGATATATACAGTATTGATTTGCCTGGTCATGGAAAATCATATGGAGAAAAAGGAGACTTGGACTTTGATGATTGCCTAGAATCAATACATGATGTTATTGCAAAACTAAAAGGAACCTCCAAACTATTCATTTTAGCGCATAGTATGGGATGTACATATGCGCTCTGGTATGCTCATATTTTTAAAAAATCAATTGATGGGCTAATTTTATTTGCACCATATGTAAGAATACCGGGTATGAAGAAAAGGAGTGAGATTGAACCAAGCAATATTCGTTTTCTATATTTCCTGTTGCGGAAAATGGTGACACCTAAAACTAGACTCTTGGCAACAAAAGAATTGCCTAACTTTTTAAAAGTTGGCGGTCCAGAAATTGAACAGATGTTACATGATAAATCTCTTAATTTTCAGTATACGTATAGATACATTGTAAATGTTCTAGCGCTTCGCAATACTGACATCTCTGCATTGTCTGATGTTGAGGTACCCATGTTTATTCTTCATGGAAAAAACGATAGAAACGTCTTCTCTGAAGTAGGTGTGCAATTCTGTAATCTGGCAAAAAGTGTTGATAAAAAAATAAATGTTTTGGATTGTGATCACTGGTTTAATCATTGCATATTTTATAGTCAAGATACCAATCGATATTCTGAAGAGTCTAGAATACAAATAACAAACTTAGTGAAAGACTGGATATCATCACATTGA
- a CDS encoding class I SAM-dependent methyltransferase, with product MQKMRRRLDNNYVLGSTSDEIQRLKIQSSLFEPLTRDSLLKGGIQKGMRCCDVGCGPGEVTRMMGEMIGKSGKAVGFDINENYIKYCKASTTQKNVSYVCDNIITSKNLPSEAFDIVYSRFMFVHLSNKVNALQHMVRLAKKGGTIIVQEFDHAPDSWLSYPKRKSVDTLRKIYVKLVKHAGGDPYSGRKLYKMFVDQHLDSMIESYSPCLVMGREPFNSLGWKIAQSLQPQILSLGLMGKKEFDDMVVDLKEMSQDPHSFVLYARLFSVIGKK from the coding sequence ATGCAAAAAATGAGGCGTAGATTGGACAACAATTATGTTTTAGGAAGTACATCTGATGAAATTCAAAGACTCAAGATCCAATCATCTTTGTTTGAACCATTGACTAGAGATTCTTTACTGAAAGGGGGAATCCAAAAAGGAATGCGATGTTGTGATGTTGGATGCGGTCCTGGGGAAGTTACTCGAATGATGGGTGAGATGATTGGAAAAAGCGGTAAAGCGGTAGGATTTGACATCAATGAAAATTATATCAAATACTGCAAGGCATCCACAACGCAAAAAAATGTCTCATATGTATGTGATAATATAATAACGTCTAAAAATTTACCCTCTGAGGCTTTTGATATTGTGTATTCTAGGTTCATGTTTGTGCATCTGAGTAACAAGGTTAATGCATTGCAACACATGGTTCGACTTGCAAAAAAGGGTGGCACAATAATAGTTCAGGAATTTGATCATGCCCCAGACTCGTGGCTTTCATATCCAAAACGAAAGAGCGTGGATACTCTGAGAAAAATATATGTAAAACTTGTAAAACATGCTGGAGGGGATCCTTATTCTGGTAGAAAACTGTACAAAATGTTTGTTGACCAACATCTTGATAGTATGATAGAATCATATTCACCATGTCTTGTGATGGGACGAGAGCCTTTCAACTCTCTTGGATGGAAGATTGCCCAGAGTCTGCAGCCACAAATTTTGTCACTTGGACTAATGGGTAAAAAAGAATTTGATGACATGGTTGTTGATCTCAAGGAAATGTCACAAGATCCACACAGTTTCGTACTTTACGCACGACTTTTTAGTGTAATTGGGAAAAAATAG